One window of the Macaca thibetana thibetana isolate TM-01 chromosome 1, ASM2454274v1, whole genome shotgun sequence genome contains the following:
- the LMO4 gene encoding LIM domain transcription factor LMO4 has translation MVNPGSSSQPPPVTAGSLSWKRCAGCGGKIADRFLLYAMDSYWHSRCLKCSCCQAQLGDIGTSCYTKSGMILCRNDYIRLFGNSGACSACGQSIPASELVMRAQGNVYHLKCFTCSTCRNRLVPGDRFHYINGSLFCEHDRPTALINGHLNSLQSNPLLPDQKVC, from the exons ATGGTGAATCCGGGCAGCAGCTCGCAGCCGCCCCCGGTGACGGCCGGCTCCCTCTCCTGGAAGCGGTGCGCAGGCTGCGGGGGCAAGATTGCGGACCGCTTTCTGCTCTATGCCATGGACAGCTACTGGCACAGCCGGTGCCTCAAGTGTTCCTGCTGCCAGGCGCAGCTGGGCGACATCGGCACGTCCTGTTACACCAAAAGCGGCATGATCCTTTGCAGAAATGACTACATTAG GTTATTTGGGAATAGCGGTGCTTGCAGCGCTTGCGGACAGTCAATTCCTGCGAGCGAACTCGTCATGAGGGCGCAAGGCAATGTGTATCATCTTAAG tGTTTTACATGCTCTACCTGCCGGAATCGCCTGGTCCCGGGAGATCGGTTTCACTACATCAATGGCAGTTTATTTTGTGAACATGATAGACCTACAGCTCTCATCAATGGCCATTTGAATTCACTTCAGAGCAATCCACTACTGCCAGACCAGAAG GTCTGCTAA